The Bosea vestrisii genome segment TGTCCGACGCCGATCGTCCAGATGCCCTTTGAATCGCGATAGCGCGTTTGCACGATTGCCTCATGGCCGATCAGCTCGCGCAGCCCATCCTTAGAAAACGTCATACTCGCCATCAATCGCCCCTTTTTTATGCTCAGTCGCCGGATGTCTGCTTCAGCTTTTGCTTCAGGTCCGGATGCAGCGGGTTGGCCGCGAGCCCTTTCATGTGGACATAGCCGGCATGGCGGTTGGTCTCGTCCAGGCCGACCGAGGCCCAAGCGGTCAGCCAGCGCTTCTTCTTGTTCGCGGGGGTATTGGCGACACCGTCCAGGCTGAGCAAGGGCGGCCCATATACGACCGAGCGGATATGCACCCTCGTCCCATGCGGCAGTTTGGCGATAATCTTGCCATTCCCCCGGCGGTCTTCGCGCAGGGGAATCGTGCCGCCCGGCGCATCGACGGTGGTCTTCAGGCCAAGGCTTGGCGCTGATGCGATGAGCGCGTTGAGCGGCGCGAAATCGAAGAGCGGGCCTGGATCGAACTTGCCCATGATCGCGACGTCATGATGCCCGACTACCTCGGTGATGGCATAGGCGCCGATGATGTCGGCCACAATGCTGTTGCAGGCCTCGATCTGCGCCTTGGGATAGATCTCCCAGCTTTTCATGCCCTGGTCGTTGGGATTGTAGATCAGCCTGGCGTTCGCGTGCGGCCGATCGCCATGGGCATACCCCATGTTCATGAGGCAGACGCCGATCGAGCCGATTTGCTCGCTGCCGGCATCGCGTACGTTCTGAGGACGCTTCCAGTTACTCCGCCCCGGATGGGCCGCCGTTTTGGTGAAGGGCCGCGTTTGATAGGCCTTGCCGTCCTTAGCGATCAGGATGTGGTAGCTTAGCTTCTGGCTGTTGAGGGCAGCCACCGCCGCCGCCACTGTATCGGTCACGGAATAGTGGATGACGACGAGCTTTGGATTGGCCTGCTGGCCTCCGACGTGGTCGAGCGGCTGTTTCGGGATGCCGACGATCCAGTGTTCCTTGATGGGCATGGCCGCCCCTTTCCCCGGTTGCTCTTATGGTTTCGCGCGACGGCGATTCATTTATTCAAGGTGCC includes the following:
- a CDS encoding N-acetylmuramoyl-L-alanine amidase, with amino-acid sequence MPIKEHWIVGIPKQPLDHVGGQQANPKLVVIHYSVTDTVAAAVAALNSQKLSYHILIAKDGKAYQTRPFTKTAAHPGRSNWKRPQNVRDAGSEQIGSIGVCLMNMGYAHGDRPHANARLIYNPNDQGMKSWEIYPKAQIEACNSIVADIIGAYAITEVVGHHDVAIMGKFDPGPLFDFAPLNALIASAPSLGLKTTVDAPGGTIPLREDRRGNGKIIAKLPHGTRVHIRSVVYGPPLLSLDGVANTPANKKKRWLTAWASVGLDETNRHAGYVHMKGLAANPLHPDLKQKLKQTSGD